In Ignavibacteriales bacterium, the sequence TTTTTGCACAGCATTGTTCTTTTCCAACTTATTAATAAAAAACAGTTTGACATGACTGCAGGACATTCGCTAGGTGAATATTCTGCATTGGTTGCGGCTGGTGCGTTGACATTTGAAGACGGTTTGAAACTTGTTCGGCTGCGCGGCGAATTGATGCAAGAAGCCGGTCTCGAGCATCCTGGTACGATGGCTGCCCTTATTGGTCTTGATGCAATGATCGTCAACGAGTTGTGTGTTGAAGCTTCGGCAGTTGGAATTGTGCAAACGGCAAATTTCAACTCACCTGGACAAGTGATCGTTTCCGGTTCGTTGGCCGGTGTACAAAAAGCAATGGAGCTTGCAAAAGTACGCGGTGCAAAAATTGTGAAAGAACTTCCAGTCAGCGGCGCGTTTCATTCTCCACTCATGGAATCTGCACAGGCTGGATTAAAAACAGCATTGGACAAAATAGAAATTCGAGATGCTGTAGTTCCGGTTTATGCAAACGTCACCGCTCGGCCGATGCGTTTTGCGGATGAGATTCGTACTCTGTTGATTCGGCAACTTATCAGTCCGGTACAATGGGAAGAAAGTGTGACACATATGATCACCGATGGCGCGGCAGCGTTTGTCGAAATAGGTCCCGGCAAAGTGCTTCAAGGATTGGTGAAACGGATTAATGGAAATGTAAAAACTGTCGGATTTGAAAAATTGAGCGACATTGTTGATAGAAAGTAATAATCGGTTGAGAGAGTTGAGCGCTCCATAGCTGTAATATTGTAATATTAATTTAAAAGGAAATGTATGGGTGTTCTTGATAATAAAGTAGCACTGGTGACTGGCGGTGCTCGTGGCATAGGCCGGGAAATTGCTCTCAAGCTTGCCTCCGAAGGTGCACATGTGGCATTTACTGATATCCGTTTAGAGGGAGCGGCAGATGAAGTGATGAACTTAATCCGTGCCAAGGGTGTTCATTCAACAGCGATTCAATCCGATGTCCGTAATCTTGCCGAAGCGCAAAGTACAGTAGATGCGGTGGTGAAGGAATATCAACACATCGATATCCTTGTGAACAATGCTGGCATCACGCGGGACAACTTGATCATGCGCATGTCAGAAGATGAATGGGATTCTGTCATTGCTATTAATTTGAAAGGCACATTCAATTTTTGTAAAGCCGCATCAAGGCAAATGCTTAGTCAAAGACAGGGAAAAATTGTCAACATCGCATCAATTGTTGGTGTCATGGGCAACGCAGGTCAAGTGAATTACTCTGCTTCGAAAGCAGGCGTTATCGGTATTACGAAAACACTTGCAAAAGAGTTTGCATCTCGCAATATTCAAGTAAACGCGGTTGCGCCGGGATTTATCGATACTGAAATGACGCAGAAACTCACTCCTCAACAACGCGAGACTTTAATGAATGTGATCCCGATGAAACGAATTGCCAAGCCGGAAGAAATTGCGAACGTTGTTGCCTTCCTCGCTTCCCCGGCTGCAAGCTACATTACCGGCCAAGTGTTAAACGTGGACGGTGGACTTGTTATGTAAGTGAATAATTAATTCAAATAATATTCTTTCAATAAACCAAGGAGTAATACGATGGCAGATACTGCTGAAAAAGTAAAAGAAATTATTGTGTCCAAGCTAGGCGTTGATGCCGCTCAAGTGACACCAGAAGCGTCGTTCACAAATGATCTCGGCGCAGATTCACTCGACACAGTTGAGTTGGTTATGGAATTTGAAAAAGCATTCAACATCCAGATTCCAGATGAGGACGCAGAAAAAATTACCAACGTGAGCGATGTGCTTAATTATTTAAAAACAAAGGGTATCTAATTCACTCTTGGTAATACGTTGGAAAGGGAACAGCTGGATTTAACCGGCTTTGCTCTCTTCAAAAGAACAGTGTCGGTGAGCGAAGTGTGCAGATATGTACGGCGCTGAGCATCATTTTATTTGACAAGGAAGAACCAATGGCGTTTGATGTAAACAAACGACGAGTAGTTGTAACGGGAATGGGAGTTATTACACCTCTCGGCAATACTGTGCAGGAGTATTGGCAAGCTTTGATGGACGGAAAAAGCGGCGCAGGTCCAATTACGCTCTTTGATGCCAGCGCATACGAAACGAAATTTGCATGCGAAGTAAAGGGATTCGATCCTCTCACGTATATGGATCGAAAACTTGCGCAGCGTGCCGATTTATTTGCGCTGTACGGAATTGCCGCCTGTCAGGAAGCGATGAAAGATTCAGGACTGAATCTCGAGAAAGAAGATCGTGAACGCATCGGTGTGATTTACGGTTCCGGTATTGGCGGCATGTGGACATACCATAAGCAGTTTATGAATTTTGTGGAAGGAAAAGGTCCGCGCCTCATCAGTCCATTTTTTATTCCTATGTTGATTCCCGATATTGCAGCCGGACGCATTTCGATGATATACGGGCTTAAAGGTGTTAACTACGCAACGGTTTCCGCATGCGCAACATCATCTCATTCTATAGGTAATGCATTTATACATATTCAGCGCGGTGACGCCGATGTTATGGTAACAGGCGGAGGCGAGGCGAGCATTTGTCCTATGGGTGTCGGCGGATTCAATTCATTAAAAGC encodes:
- the fabD gene encoding ACP S-malonyltransferase, whose protein sequence is MVKTAFIFPGQGSQYVGMGKDLYEGNPAAKALFHKADKILGFSISKICFEGPEEELKQTQNTQPAIFLHSIVLFQLINKKQFDMTAGHSLGEYSALVAAGALTFEDGLKLVRLRGELMQEAGLEHPGTMAALIGLDAMIVNELCVEASAVGIVQTANFNSPGQVIVSGSLAGVQKAMELAKVRGAKIVKELPVSGAFHSPLMESAQAGLKTALDKIEIRDAVVPVYANVTARPMRFADEIRTLLIRQLISPVQWEESVTHMITDGAAAFVEIGPGKVLQGLVKRINGNVKTVGFEKLSDIVDRK
- the fabG gene encoding 3-oxoacyl-[acyl-carrier-protein] reductase, which translates into the protein MGVLDNKVALVTGGARGIGREIALKLASEGAHVAFTDIRLEGAADEVMNLIRAKGVHSTAIQSDVRNLAEAQSTVDAVVKEYQHIDILVNNAGITRDNLIMRMSEDEWDSVIAINLKGTFNFCKAASRQMLSQRQGKIVNIASIVGVMGNAGQVNYSASKAGVIGITKTLAKEFASRNIQVNAVAPGFIDTEMTQKLTPQQRETLMNVIPMKRIAKPEEIANVVAFLASPAASYITGQVLNVDGGLVM
- a CDS encoding acyl carrier protein; this translates as MADTAEKVKEIIVSKLGVDAAQVTPEASFTNDLGADSLDTVELVMEFEKAFNIQIPDEDAEKITNVSDVLNYLKTKGI
- the fabF gene encoding beta-ketoacyl-ACP synthase II; this encodes MAFDVNKRRVVVTGMGVITPLGNTVQEYWQALMDGKSGAGPITLFDASAYETKFACEVKGFDPLTYMDRKLAQRADLFALYGIAACQEAMKDSGLNLEKEDRERIGVIYGSGIGGMWTYHKQFMNFVEGKGPRLISPFFIPMLIPDIAAGRISMIYGLKGVNYATVSACATSSHSIGNAFIHIQRGDADVMVTGGGEASICPMGVGGFNSLKALSTRNDAPQKASRPFDKNRDGFVMGEGGGILILEELGHALQRGAKIYAEIGGIGYSGDAHHITEPAPGGEGAVRAMRLAIRDAGLTPDDIDHVNSHGTSTPPGDKSETAAIKTVFGERAKKIAVNSTKSMTGHLLGAAGAIESVATILAIQNNKVHPTINYETPDPDCDLNYIPNKAQDWNVNVAISNTFGFGGHNASLLFRRYQEEH